The proteins below are encoded in one region of Enhydrobacter sp.:
- a CDS encoding NYN domain-containing protein, with product MADDARSRRFAVLIDADNTSPRIAAGLFEEIAKFGEASVRRIYGDFSSPRLRSWADILQKYAIDPYQQFAYTSGKNASDIALVIDAMDLLHSGRFDGFCLVSSDSDFTRLASRLREEGADVYGFGAQKTPESFRQACRRFVYTENLLPETTAASAREPDGGAPRRALEPAGAAVPILMRAIEQIETEDGWVGLGVVGRRLANIASDFDPRTYGYRKLSDLVRESGAFEIDQAEGRAVRIRPRPAQGARPAGRRRPRA from the coding sequence ATGGCCGACGACGCCCGCTCCCGCCGCTTCGCGGTGCTGATCGATGCCGACAACACCTCGCCGCGCATCGCCGCCGGGCTGTTCGAGGAGATCGCGAAGTTCGGCGAGGCGAGCGTGCGCCGCATCTACGGCGACTTCTCCAGCCCGCGGCTGAGGTCGTGGGCCGACATCCTGCAGAAATACGCCATCGATCCCTACCAGCAGTTCGCCTACACCTCGGGCAAGAACGCCTCGGACATCGCCCTCGTCATCGACGCGATGGACCTGCTGCACAGCGGCCGCTTCGACGGCTTCTGCCTCGTCTCGTCGGACAGCGACTTCACGCGCCTCGCCTCGCGGCTGCGCGAGGAGGGCGCCGACGTCTATGGCTTCGGCGCGCAGAAGACGCCGGAGAGCTTCCGCCAAGCCTGCCGCCGCTTCGTCTACACCGAGAACCTGCTGCCGGAGACGACGGCGGCGTCGGCGAGGGAGCCGGACGGCGGCGCGCCGCGGCGGGCGCTCGAGCCGGCCGGCGCCGCGGTCCCGATCCTGATGAGGGCGATCGAGCAGATCGAGACGGAGGACGGTTGGGTCGGTCTCGGCGTGGTCGGCCGGCGCCTCGCCAACATCGCCTCGGACTTCGATCCGCGCACCTACGGCTACCGCAAGCTGAGCGACCTCGTGCGCGAGAGCGGCGCCTTCGAGATCGACCAGGCCGA